A DNA window from Argopecten irradians isolate NY chromosome 10, Ai_NY, whole genome shotgun sequence contains the following coding sequences:
- the LOC138332810 gene encoding coiled-coil domain-containing protein 1-like: MLSRITTSSFLLSLLCYLIGRVCFGLYQYWVCVEPEPDYKEIIFSYLFWRDIKPVCPTFEASIWLAYKTEDFVFWAIWQITVDHMAAYVRDDDDDDDDDDDHDDDDDDDDDDDDDDDGIDDDDDDDDDDGIDDDNDDDDDDDDDDDDDDDDDDDDDDDDDDDDDDDDDDDDDDDDDDGIDDDDDDDDDDDDDDDDDDLRRR, encoded by the exons ATGTTATCTAGAATAACTACCTCGTCATTCCTCTTATCTCTTCTCTGTTATCTGATCGGAAGAGTTTGCTTTGGATTGTATCAATATTGGGTGTG CGTGGAACCAGAACCTGACTACAAAGAAATTATATTCAGCTATCTTTTCTGGAGAGATATCAAGCCAGTATGTCCTACATTTGAAGCCTCAATATGG CTTGCATATAAAACAGAAGACTTCGTCTTCTGGGCAATCTGGCAGATCACTGTCGACCATATGGCCGCATATGTgagagatgatgatgatgatgatgacgatgatgatgatcatgatgatgatgatgatgatgatgatgatgacgacgatgatgatgatggtattgatgatgatgatgatgatgatgatgatgatggtattgatgatgataatgatgacgatgatgatgatgatgatgatgatgatgatgatgatgatgatgatgatgatgatgatgatgatgatgatgatgatgatgatgatgatgatgatgatgatgatgatgatgatgatgatgatggtattgatgatgatgatgatgatgatgatgatgatgatgatgatgatgatgatgatgatctacgacgacgatga
- the LOC138332809 gene encoding uncharacterized protein produces MDIRLSIILVVMLSVIHQGPSTYTDLMCVERESGYSERLFHYFAGTEIKGCPRKADLLWRMVNEVLCNILCLLVTLLMGHASLIKKKWNVMTTKLQKWRTRPTLCRHCGTIPCQVKRRSLWKPSGSRKRDKANFKERSKAMRLFNYGLELSVVLTKELPRDDHYWQRKFCDKFEEEHMVLFPLCIQRQINTWFPIPR; encoded by the exons ATGGATATAAGATTATCCATAATACTCGTGGTAATGTTGAGTGTCATCCACCAAGGTCCGTCTACCTATACGGACCTCATGTG TGTGGAGCGCGAAAGTGGATATTCCGAAAGACTGTTCCATTACTTTGCTGGAACAGAAATCAAAGGATGTCCAAGGAAAGCAGATCTTTTATGG CGAATGGTGAACGAGGTACTTTGTAACATCCTCTGCCTCCTGGTCACCTTACTCATGGGTCACGCTTCATTGATTAAGAAAAAATGGAACGTCATGACTACCAAGTTACAGAAATGGAGAACCC GTCCTACCCTCTGCCGCCATTGTGGTACCATTCCGTGTCAGGTGAAGAGAAGGTCTCTGTGGAAACCCTCCGGGTCCAGAAAAAGGGACAAAGCCAACTTTAAGGAGCGTTCAAAAGCAATGAGGCTATTCAACTATGGCCTTGAGCTGTCTGTGGTTCTGACCAAAGAACTGCCCCGAGATGACCACTACTGGCAAAGGAAATTCTGTGACAAATTTGAGGAGGAACACATGGTCCTCTTCCCTCTCTGCATCCAGCGGCAAATTAACACTTGGTTTCCTATTCCTCGCTag
- the LOC138332669 gene encoding NADH-ubiquinone oxidoreductase chain 2-like, whose protein sequence is MAARDTNFFNRKFKRATLGKWMHRPHYRHYQRNDHFHHLIIIIFIIFIIIDIIIIDIISSIDIIITVIIIDVILIIFIIIDIINIIIDIIIIIIIIIIIIIIDFIIIVISIDLIIVIINEIIIFIIFIIIDIIIMIIILIIIIIIDIIIVIIIIIDMIISIIIIIISSLSSIIIIIDIIIIIIIIIIIIDIIVIIDIIIIEHQQRLHHHHC, encoded by the exons atggcggctagagacacaaattttttcaatcggaaatttaaAAGGGCTACGTTGGGCAAATGGATG catcgACCTCATTATCGTCATTATCAACGAAATGATCATTTTCATCatcttatcattatcattttcatcatcttcattatcatcgacatcatcatcatcgacaTCATCAGCAGTATCGATATCATCATCACTGTCATTATCATTGATGTCATCctcatcattttcatcatcattgACATCATTAATATCATCATcgacatcatcattatcatcatcatcatcatcatcatcatcatcatcgacttcatcatcatcgtcattaGCATCGACCTCATTATCGTCATCATCAAcgaaattatcattttcatcatcttcattatcatcgacatcatcatcatgatcatcatcctcatcattattatcatcatcgaCATCATCattgttatcattattatcatcgaTATGATCatttccatcatcatcatcatcatatcatcattatcatccatcatcatcatcatcgatatcattattatcatcatcatcatcatcatcataatcgatatcatcgtcatcatcgacatcatcatcattgaGCATCAACAGCgacttcatcatcatcattgttgA